The nucleotide window GGACCTTTCCGCCCGCCTCGAGCGTGCTCTTCGCCGCCGCCGGATGCCAATCGGGAAGTGCGTTGAAACCGCCGATAAGGCCCCACACTTCATCGGCGGATGCGTTCAGCTTCACGGACATCGACACTTCAGGCATAAAGATCTCCTCCACTATATCGAACACCAGCCGTCATCCACCGGCAGGTCGATGCCGTGGACAGCGCTGGCCTCGTCCGATGCGAGAAAAATGGCGGCGCCGGTCATCTCTTCGGCCGTGATGTAGGCCCTTCCCGTCGGGGTGAAGCTCGCCATGAGCTTCACGAACTCCGGGTCGTCCTGCAGGTGCTGGTTGAGGGGGGTCGCCGTGTTGCCGGGCGAGATAGAGTTCACGTTGATCCCGAGCTTGGCGATCTCCGCCGAAAGCGCGCGGGTGAGCATGTAGACGCCGCCCTTGCTCGCGCAGTAGGGAAGCGCGTTCGGGAAGGCGTGGGTGCCGGCGATGGAGGCGATGAACACCATCTTCCCGTACTTCTTCTTCTTCATGTAGGGGAAGACCGCCTGGCTGAGCAGGAAGTTGCCCTTCAGGTTGATGCTGAGGATCTCGTCCCACTCCGCCTCGGTGTACTCATCGAAGGGCTTGTTGATCATCCTTCCGGCGTTGCCGAGGAGGATGTCCACCGTCCCCCACTCATCCACAACCGCCTTGACCATTGCGACCACTTCGGATTTTTTCGACACATCGCAGGGAAACGCCTTCGCCACCCCGCCCGCATCGGTGATCTCCTTCGCGAGGGCCCTGCCCTTTGCCGCCGTGCGGTTGACCACGGCCACCTTCGCGCCCTCGCGCGCATAGGCCCGGCAGATCGCCTCGCCGATTCCCTGGGAGCCACCGGTCACGATGGCCACTTTGTCCTTCAGTCTCATGGGCGCACCTCGCATTCTGAATGGATGGCGGCCGGTGGCCGCGAAACGATCACTTTGAGTCCGCCGCCAGCGCCTTTCGCCGCGCGGCGGTGGCGGCCTCATCCACGCTTCCATTCTGATCGAACACGACCCCGTATAGCTCATGGGCGCGCTCTTTCGATATCCACCCTTCCTCCACGTCGTATTTCACTTGTGCGGCGGGACGCGCCCAGGGCGGACCGTAGCCCCCGCCGCCGGAGGAGTAGGAAACGATCTTCTCGCCGGGCTTGAGGATGATGTCCTCGCAGGCCGGAAGCTCGACCAGCTCCCCGTCCACCCGCCGGTGGTAGTTGCGGATGCGGGCGCCGCCGTGGCCGCCGCGCGTTCCCTTGGCGTTGTTGATGGCGCCGTCGGCGACGTAGACAACCTCGAGCTCTCCGCCGCCGATCGGCCCGTATTCGCAATAGCCGGAGGGCGCGCCGATGGTGCGGCCCGCCCCCTCGGTGTCCTGCACCAGGCGGCGGGCTTCCACCAGGAAGGGAAAATGCAGCTCGTCCAGCTCCACGCTGTCGATGAAGCACATCCCGGAATTTCCCGCGTGGCAGATGGTGAGCCAGGCGTCGTTTTTCGCCGACGCCGCGCCGCCGGTGTCGAACAAGAAGATCTGATTGACGAACGGCTCGTTCCCGTTCCGGGGGTCCACCCCCGAGATGACGCCGAGCGAGGCGGGAAAGATGGGGCCGCACTCGGCCAGCCCGAGGCCGTCCTGAATCTTGGAGAAGGCCCTTTGGGTCGGGTTCGTCACCCGATCGGCGAGGTTCGTCGTGGCGACCGACATGCTGGTAGGGTGCTTGCCGCCTCCCGCGACGCAGCCCTCGCGAATGTGCACCTTGATCCGGCGAAAGCTCCCCGCGTTGGTGGGCACGGAGTCCTCGATGCTGTTGAAGGTGGCGATCATCGCCCCGGTGCGGGCGCAGGCCTCGCTCAGATTCAGGCCGCAGGGCATGGTGTCGGGATTCTCGCGCAGGTCCACCTCGATGCGGGCGGCCTGGCTGTCGATCTTCACCTTCACCGTCATGGGGATTCCCCCGGGCGGCGTCCCCGGCACCGGATCGTGCGTGCTGTGGGCGACGGCCTCTCCGCTCGGCATCTTTCTGATCGCCGCGATCATCACTTTCTCGCTGTAGTCGAACCACTCCTTCGCGAAAACATGAAGGGT belongs to bacterium and includes:
- a CDS encoding SDR family NAD(P)-dependent oxidoreductase, with translation MRLKDKVAIVTGGSQGIGEAICRAYAREGAKVAVVNRTAAKGRALAKEITDAGGVAKAFPCDVSKKSEVVAMVKAVVDEWGTVDILLGNAGRMINKPFDEYTEAEWDEILSINLKGNFLLSQAVFPYMKKKKYGKMVFIASIAGTHAFPNALPYCASKGGVYMLTRALSAEIAKLGINVNSISPGNTATPLNQHLQDDPEFVKLMASFTPTGRAYITAEEMTGAAIFLASDEASAVHGIDLPVDDGWCSI
- a CDS encoding hydantoinase B/oxoprolinase family protein, with translation MARAKTRKKAAPKRVAKKAAPARRGRVRLDPITLAVLNKRFESITTKMANTLLRTGRSGVLNLAKDFSTSIVTRECELLTGAETLPIHVLSGADLMARSMMKLHPSLKRGDAFLHNSPYHGGSHPADHTILIPVIDKKGEHHFTVWVKAHQADCGNGQPTTYMGHARDVYEEGALIFPAVKVQENYKDIEDVIRMCQMRIRVPVQWRGDYLAMIGAARIGEREVLAMAGEYGWDTLHVFAKEWFDYSEKVMIAAIRKMPSGEAVAHSTHDPVPGTPPGGIPMTVKVKIDSQAARIEVDLRENPDTMPCGLNLSEACARTGAMIATFNSIEDSVPTNAGSFRRIKVHIREGCVAGGGKHPTSMSVATTNLADRVTNPTQRAFSKIQDGLGLAECGPIFPASLGVISGVDPRNGNEPFVNQIFLFDTGGAASAKNDAWLTICHAGNSGMCFIDSVELDELHFPFLVEARRLVQDTEGAGRTIGAPSGYCEYGPIGGGELEVVYVADGAINNAKGTRGGHGGARIRNYHRRVDGELVELPACEDIILKPGEKIVSYSSGGGGYGPPWARPAAQVKYDVEEGWISKERAHELYGVVFDQNGSVDEAATAARRKALAADSK